In Hermetia illucens chromosome 1, iHerIll2.2.curated.20191125, whole genome shotgun sequence, one genomic interval encodes:
- the LOC119646224 gene encoding glycine-rich protein 23-like, translated as MVVTRRLIAFLAFIVICAADTDLVEGPIDVKNSLQPESQPDAEGSGLIRIIRGSCCGGGYGGRGFGRGGGYGGGYGGGYGGGYGGGFGGGGGFGGGFGGGFGGGFGGGFGGGRGGYGRRGGYCCG; from the coding sequence ATGGTGGTTACCAGGCGACTAATCGCCTTTTTGGCGTTCATTGTGATATGTGCCGCAGATACTGACTTGGTTGAAGGACCCATTGATGTCAAGAATTCGCTGCAACCTGAATCACAACCCGATGCAGAAGGAAGTGGATTAATTCGGATTATAAGGGGTAGTTGCTGTGGTGGTGGCTACGGAGGTCGCGGTTTTGGAAGAGGTGGTGGATATGGAGGTGGATATGGTGGCGGATATGGTGGCGGATATGGCGGCGGATTTGGTGGTGGCGGCGGTTTTGGGGGTGGATTTGGTGGTGGATTCGGTGGTGGATTTGGCGGTGGATTTGGTGGTGGAAGAGGAGGATACGGACGTAGAGGAGGCTATTGTTGCGGCTAA